Within the Leptotrichia sp. oral taxon 498 genome, the region TTTTGGAAAGAAAGGCAGCAAGTTTTGGAAAAGAGCTATTAATAATCCAAAAGCTGATTCTTTTATGTTAAAAAATTTATTGAAAGAATTAAAAAACGAAAGAAAAATTTAAAACAATGAAACTACTTTTAAAACCAAAATATTAATGTAACAAATATAAAAAAGTATTTTACAAATTAAAAAATATATGTAATAATTATAATGTTGATATTAAATTAAGTGAAAAAAATAATTTAAAAGGAGAATATTTATGCACGAAGACACAATATCTAAAGTTTCAAATGCGGCAAAAGGTAAAGTTGAACTACTGCGAGAAAGTAAAGCCAGATATTTAATGTCGGCAGGACTTGCGGGATTGTTTATTGGATTTGGAATTATGCTTATTTTTGTAATTTCAGGACTTTTAGGAAAGAGTCCAGCAACTAAAATTGTTATGGGAGTAGCTTTTCCAGTTGCCTTGAGTTTGGTGGTTGCACTTGGCGTGGAACTGTTTACTGGAAATAATATGGTTGGTTTTGCAGGATTTTTAAATAGAGCAATAACTGGAAAAGAATTGATTGAATTATGGATATTTTCATACATTGGAAATCTTATTGGTTCAATTATAGGTGGAGCGTTATTTGTTTTTTCAGGAGTTGCAACGCCGCAAATAGTTGATACATTTGTAAAAGCGGGTGTGGCAAAGACGACAGCACCAGCGGGACAATTTTTTTTAGAGGAATTTTATGCAATTTTCTTGTCTGCCTTGCCGTTCTTTCTGGAATAAAATTAAAAGAGGAAACTGCAAAATTAATAATGGTTTTCTGGTGTTTATTCGTTTTTATAACATGCGGATTTGAACATAGTGTAGCCAATATGACGCTTTTTACGATCGCAAATTTATTAAACGGTGCAAAAGTTACATTGGGAGGATGTGCTTATAACTTATTATTTGTAACATTAGGTAATATAGTTGGTGGCGGATTTATCGGTTTCGCATATTACTATATTGGAAGAGAAAAAAATAAATAAAATTTTTTATTAATATACGGAGAGAAATTTAATTCAGGAGGAAAAATGAAAATAAGTTTAGATTACGAAAATTTTAATGCAGCACTTTCAAAATTGAGCAAAGAATATGAAATCTATGCTCCGATTGAAATACCGTATCGTGGAACTTTTTCTGATACGCCTGTTATCAGATATTCAAAAATAAATAAAGTGGAAGAAATTTGCTTTGATAAAAAATCGCATTTTTCAGCAAAGGAAATAATGCTTCCTATAACTCAAACAATGTTCTATTTTACTGGTGACGAGTGTAAAATGCCAGAAGAACAGGATAAAAAATATTTAATATTTTTAAGAAGCTGTGATTTTCATGGAGTAAAAAGAGTGGATGAAATTTACTTAAATAACAAATTTTTAGATATTTATTATAAAAGAGTGAGGGATAAAGTTAAATTTGTCGTATTTGGATGTCCAAATTCATTTGAAAATTGTTTTTGCGTGGATATGGGAACTAACAAAACTGATAAATATAATTTGGGAATTAAAGTTACAGAAAATGAAATTTTTGTTGATATAAAAGACGACGAAATGAAAGAGTTTTTTGAAGAAACACAAAATAAAGAAAAAGATTTTGAAATGGAATTTGTAACTGACAATGAAATTCATGTAGATATTCCAGACAATATTGAACTTTCCGATATTATAAATTTAGATTTATGGCGTGAATATGACAGCCGTTGCATAGCTTGTGGAAAATGTAACTTTGTCTGTCCAACTTGTACTTGTACGACGACGCAAGATATTTTTTACAGCGAGAATGACAATAATGGTGAGCGGAGAAGAGTGTGGGCTTCGTGCCATGTAAATGGATTTACTGATATGGCTGGTGGTCATTCGTTTAGACAAAGACATGGAGATAGAATGAGATTTAAAGTTATGCATAAAATTTCTGACTTTAAAAAGAGATTTGGGTACCAGATGTGTACTGGTTGTGGACGATGTGATGATGCTTGCCCTGAATACATTTCATTCTCAAACTGCATAAATAAATTAAGTGCGGAACTAAAGAGAATTTCCAAAGAAAAAAGGGGTGAAATCTAATGGAAAATATTTATTTGCCGACAGCGCACAAAGTTTTACTTG harbors:
- the asrA gene encoding anaerobic sulfite reductase subunit AsrA, giving the protein MKISLDYENFNAALSKLSKEYEIYAPIEIPYRGTFSDTPVIRYSKINKVEEICFDKKSHFSAKEIMLPITQTMFYFTGDECKMPEEQDKKYLIFLRSCDFHGVKRVDEIYLNNKFLDIYYKRVRDKVKFVVFGCPNSFENCFCVDMGTNKTDKYNLGIKVTENEIFVDIKDDEMKEFFEETQNKEKDFEMEFVTDNEIHVDIPDNIELSDIINLDLWREYDSRCIACGKCNFVCPTCTCTTTQDIFYSENDNNGERRRVWASCHVNGFTDMAGGHSFRQRHGDRMRFKVMHKISDFKKRFGYQMCTGCGRCDDACPEYISFSNCINKLSAELKRISKEKRGEI